The genomic DNA TGACCAAAAAGGGCTCGGAACGGATAAAGCGCTGGTACGACGACGCGTGCGGCACCGCGCTGGCGATGGAACTGGTCGGCGAGCGCTGGTCGATGCTGATCGTGCGCGAGCTGATGTTCGGGCCGCGCCGCTTCGGCGAGCTCAAGGCGGGGCTGGGCGGGATCAGCGCCAATGTTCTAACGCAGCGGCTCGACGGGCTGGAAGCCGCGCACATCCTCAAACGCGTGAAGCTGCCGCCGCCAGCCAGCGTCCAGGTCTACGAACTCACCCCCTGGGGCTATGAGGCGGAAGGCGCGATCAAGGCGCTCGGTGCATGGGCGGCGCGCTCGCCCGACCACGATCCGACACTACCGCTGTCGGCAGCGTCGATGATGCTGTCGCTGCGCACGATGCTCGATATCGATCGGGCAAGAGTGACACCGCCGATGTCGATCGGCTTTGCATTCGGCGCCGAATCGTTCGTGGCACGGTTGGCCGATGGTGACCTGCCGATCGTCCGCGGCACCGGCGCGAGCGATGTCCATTTCACCACCAGCCCGCGGATCATGGCGAACCTGATCTATGGCAAATGGCCGATCGGAGAGGCGGAGGCGGCGGGCGAACTCGTGTTGAGAGGCGATCACGCCTTGGCTGCGTCTTTCATTGATCTCTTCCACCTTCCGGCCAAGGCAGAGGTTGAATAACGCCGCGAAGCGCGACTAAGGCAGTCGTGTTACTTCCGAGGCGCGCATGAACGATATCTCGAATACTATGCCCGACAGCCGCGAGACGACGATCCTCGACGCGCCTGACAAGATGGTCAGCGTGCGCGAGTTGTTCGGCATCGACAGCGACATGCAATGCCCCGCGTTCAGCGAGGCGGACGAGCGCGTGCCCGATCTCGACCCCGCCTATGTGTTCGATCCGGACACGACGCTCGCCGTGCTCGCGGGCTTCGCGCACAACCGCCGCGTGATGGTGCAGGGCTATCACGGCACCGGCAAATCGACGCATATCGAGCAGGTGGCGGCGCGGCTGAAATGGCCGTGCATCCGCATCAACCTCGATGCGCACATCAGCCGCATCGACCTGATCGGGCGCGACGCGATCGTGCTGAAGGACGGCCAGCAGATCACCGAATTCCGTGAGGGCCTGCTGCCCTGGGCGCTGCAGACGCCGACCGCGCTGGTGTTCGACGAATATGACGCCGGCCGCCCCGACGTGATGTTCGTGATCCAGCGCGTGCTGGAAACCGAGGGCAAGCTGA from Sphingomonas radiodurans includes the following:
- a CDS encoding winged helix-turn-helix transcriptional regulator, whose amino-acid sequence is MTKKGSERIKRWYDDACGTALAMELVGERWSMLIVRELMFGPRRFGELKAGLGGISANVLTQRLDGLEAAHILKRVKLPPPASVQVYELTPWGYEAEGAIKALGAWAARSPDHDPTLPLSAASMMLSLRTMLDIDRARVTPPMSIGFAFGAESFVARLADGDLPIVRGTGASDVHFTTSPRIMANLIYGKWPIGEAEAAGELVLRGDHALAASFIDLFHLPAKAEVE
- the cobS gene encoding cobaltochelatase subunit CobS, translated to MNDISNTMPDSRETTILDAPDKMVSVRELFGIDSDMQCPAFSEADERVPDLDPAYVFDPDTTLAVLAGFAHNRRVMVQGYHGTGKSTHIEQVAARLKWPCIRINLDAHISRIDLIGRDAIVLKDGQQITEFREGLLPWALQTPTALVFDEYDAGRPDVMFVIQRVLETEGKLTLLDQNRVIRPNPYFRLFATANTVGLGDTSGLYHGTQQINQGQMDRWNIVVTLNYLPAATEAQIVLAKSGEYDKPDGKKQVDNMVRVADLTRKGFVNGDISTVMSPRTVITWAQNTLIFKDVGFAFRLSFLNKCDEAERPLVAEYYQRVFGKDLPESVVGKA